A part of Pseudoalteromonas arctica A 37-1-2 genomic DNA contains:
- the dksA gene encoding RNA polymerase-binding protein DksA yields the protein MPDQKKHGLLAQAGLEPYQEKPGEEYMNDAQRAHFRAILETWRNDLRNEVDRTKSHMQDEAANFPDPVDRAAQEEEFSLELRTRDRERKLIKKIEKTINLIKEDDFGFCESCGIEIGIRRLEARPTADLCVDCKTLAEIKEKQSGRG from the coding sequence ATGCCAGACCAAAAGAAACATGGTTTATTGGCTCAAGCCGGTTTAGAACCATACCAAGAAAAACCAGGCGAAGAGTACATGAATGATGCACAACGTGCTCATTTTAGAGCGATTTTAGAAACTTGGCGTAATGATTTACGTAACGAAGTTGATCGTACTAAATCGCACATGCAAGACGAAGCTGCTAACTTTCCTGACCCAGTTGACCGCGCTGCACAAGAAGAAGAGTTCTCTTTAGAACTTCGTACTCGTGACCGCGAACGTAAATTAATCAAAAAAATTGAAAAAACAATTAATTTGATTAAAGAAGATGATTTTGGATTTTGTGAGTCTTGTGGCATCGAAATTGGCATACGTCGCTTAGAAGCACGTCCTACTGCCGATTTATGCGTAGACTGCAAAACACTTGCAGAAATCAAAGAAAAGCAATCTGGACGCGGCTAA
- the gluQRS gene encoding tRNA glutamyl-Q(34) synthetase GluQRS — protein MSPTAVTAPMRKYRGRFAPSPSGPLHFGSLVAAVGSYLDAKANQGKWLVRIEDIDTTRVVKNADSDILNTLHAYALHWDEPVVYQTQRLPLYQDITHSLLKQNLVYGCTCTRKQIKAIGGIYQGHCQTLNHNTQCGALRLVQQYPTTQFNDLIQGDITVNSALSHEDYLIKRSDDLFAYQLVVVVDDIDQGINRIVRGADLIEPTARQISLFKQLDSPVPEFAHLPLAVAKPGFKLSKQNYAPAISKQNPKPALISAFEFLGLPVIADLIDLNIEQLIAWGIKNFSLKQVPQVSEIQISQHPRSQKVQFTHLSK, from the coding sequence ATGTCTCCTACAGCCGTTACTGCGCCTATGCGTAAATATCGCGGTCGTTTTGCACCGTCTCCTTCTGGGCCATTACATTTTGGCTCACTTGTAGCGGCTGTGGGTAGCTATCTAGATGCAAAAGCTAATCAAGGAAAATGGTTAGTTCGTATAGAAGACATTGACACTACGCGCGTGGTTAAAAACGCCGACTCCGATATTCTTAATACCTTACATGCCTACGCCCTTCACTGGGACGAACCTGTTGTATATCAAACGCAGCGTCTTCCTTTATACCAAGATATTACCCACTCACTTTTAAAACAAAACCTTGTTTATGGTTGCACCTGTACTCGCAAACAAATAAAAGCCATTGGCGGTATTTATCAGGGGCATTGCCAAACACTTAATCATAATACTCAATGCGGTGCGCTTCGCTTAGTTCAGCAATATCCAACGACTCAATTTAATGACTTAATTCAAGGTGATATAACGGTAAATAGCGCCCTTTCCCATGAAGATTACTTAATTAAACGCAGCGATGACTTATTTGCATATCAACTTGTTGTGGTCGTCGATGATATTGATCAAGGGATTAATCGAATTGTAAGAGGTGCTGATTTAATTGAGCCAACCGCTCGGCAAATTAGTTTATTTAAACAACTCGATAGCCCTGTACCTGAATTTGCTCATTTACCTTTAGCGGTTGCCAAGCCTGGTTTCAAATTGTCTAAACAAAATTATGCTCCCGCCATTAGCAAACAAAATCCAAAGCCTGCTTTAATTAGTGCATTTGAATTTTTAGGGTTGCCTGTTATAGCTGATTTAATCGATTTAAATATTGAACAATTAATCGCTTGGGGAATTAAAAACTTTAGCTTAAAACAGGTACCACAAGTATCCGAAATACAAATTTCTCAGCATCCACGTAGTCAGAAAGTCCAATTTACACATTTAAGTAAATAA
- the folK gene encoding 2-amino-4-hydroxy-6-hydroxymethyldihydropteridine diphosphokinase, with protein MHCVYLGLGANLNSPKEQLDNAVIALKKLPNCEFINVSHYYASKPMGPQDQPDYINAVACIKTTLEPEQLLDLTQRIELEHGRVRKAERWGPRTLDIDTLLFDDQIINTVRLTVPHYGLNNREFVVYPLLELAPELILPSGIALKTIANNLPLNDLQQLPL; from the coding sequence ATGCACTGTGTTTATTTGGGTTTAGGTGCCAACCTAAACTCACCAAAAGAGCAGCTTGATAACGCGGTAATCGCGCTTAAAAAGCTGCCTAATTGTGAATTTATAAACGTATCGCATTACTATGCAAGTAAGCCTATGGGCCCACAAGATCAACCAGACTATATCAATGCAGTAGCGTGCATTAAAACGACCCTTGAGCCAGAGCAATTACTTGATTTAACGCAACGTATTGAACTTGAGCATGGTCGAGTAAGAAAGGCTGAGCGTTGGGGTCCACGCACACTTGATATAGATACTCTATTATTTGATGATCAAATTATAAATACGGTGCGCTTAACTGTGCCTCATTATGGTTTGAATAATCGCGAGTTTGTGGTTTATCCACTATTAGAGCTTGCACCTGAACTTATTTTACCTAGCGGCATTGCATTAAAAACCATTGCAAATAATTTACCGCTCAACGACTTACAACAATTACCTCTGTAA
- the sfsA gene encoding DNA/RNA nuclease SfsA: protein MKYTPTLQPATLLKRYKRFLADLQLSDGSEFTAHCANTGKMTGCAEPGFAAFYSTSDNAKRKYPHSLELTQNNLSQLICVNTAVANKVVEEAINNNVISELLDYSQLQSEVKYGSENSRIDFLLTDENKPDCYVEVKSVTLLSEDAPQSGQGYFPDAQTLRGQKHIRELIEMIEQGHRAVLLFAVLHEGINTVSAAAHIDKKYATLLSQAIIAGVEVLAYKATISANEVLLHKKIVFAQ, encoded by the coding sequence ATGAAGTACACGCCAACTCTGCAACCTGCCACCTTATTAAAACGCTACAAACGCTTTTTAGCTGATTTACAATTAAGTGATGGCAGTGAATTTACCGCCCACTGTGCTAATACAGGTAAAATGACGGGATGCGCAGAGCCGGGTTTTGCTGCTTTTTATTCAACAAGCGATAACGCAAAACGAAAATACCCGCATTCATTAGAGCTTACGCAAAATAACTTATCGCAGCTTATTTGTGTAAATACAGCGGTGGCCAATAAAGTAGTAGAGGAAGCAATAAACAATAATGTAATAAGCGAGCTACTCGACTACAGTCAATTGCAAAGCGAAGTAAAGTACGGCAGCGAAAACAGCAGAATCGACTTTTTACTCACAGACGAAAATAAGCCTGATTGCTACGTAGAAGTTAAATCAGTCACATTATTAAGCGAAGATGCACCACAAAGCGGGCAAGGCTACTTTCCTGATGCGCAAACACTGCGCGGACAAAAACATATTCGCGAACTAATAGAAATGATCGAACAAGGCCACCGAGCAGTATTACTGTTCGCTGTTTTGCATGAAGGAATAAATACAGTAAGTGCAGCTGCGCATATTGATAAAAAATACGCCACGCTATTAAGCCAAGCAATAATAGCCGGCGTTGAAGTATTAGCATACAAGGCCACAATTTCTGCTAATGAAGTTTTACTTCATAAAAAAATAGTATTTGCACAATAG
- the pcnB gene encoding polynucleotide adenylyltransferase PcnB has translation MLITSNSLYWAITAPFAVTFDCDAESITPSRRQTIISKLFQFCRQIIGPNTSAESASVSSEPIVVTRGEHGISRKQFSPNAIKVLYRLKDGGYDAYLVGGCIRDILLGQQPKDFDVVTNATPDQVKKLFRNCRLIGRRFRLAHIVFGREIIEVATMRGHHEAQEDKNQISQSSDEGQLLRDNVFGSIEEDAERRDFSINALYYSIKDFSIHDYANGLAAIKAKQIELIGDPETRYREDPVRMLRAVRFATKLDMSIAPKSEKPISELASLLDNIPPARLFEEILKLFLNGKAEANFLMLRKYGLFRSLFPELDKILDKNPSGLEHTLIQQMFQNTDKRINADKKVTPAFIFAALLWFPLLERTKKIQSQEQLAEYDAFAQAMNKVLSDNSQHIAVPKRFTLGARDIWHIQHRLDKRAGQRAYRLTQQPRFKAAYDFLLLRVDAGETQHTELAQWWTQYLSQDINGQKEMVKNLGHQGGPKPRKRRRPTKKPAE, from the coding sequence ATGCTAATTACGTCAAACAGCTTGTACTGGGCTATAACCGCCCCATTTGCTGTAACTTTTGATTGCGATGCAGAGTCAATCACACCTTCTAGGAGACAGACTATTATTTCCAAGCTTTTTCAATTTTGCCGACAAATAATCGGCCCGAATACCAGTGCCGAAAGCGCTTCTGTAAGCAGTGAACCTATTGTTGTCACTCGTGGTGAGCATGGTATTTCTCGCAAACAATTTAGCCCAAATGCAATCAAAGTATTATACCGCTTAAAAGACGGTGGCTACGATGCCTACCTTGTTGGTGGTTGTATTCGCGATATATTGTTAGGCCAACAGCCAAAAGATTTTGACGTAGTTACTAATGCCACGCCAGATCAAGTAAAAAAACTATTTAGAAATTGTCGCCTTATTGGCCGTCGCTTTCGTTTAGCACATATTGTATTTGGTCGTGAAATTATTGAAGTGGCTACTATGCGTGGCCACCACGAAGCGCAAGAAGACAAAAATCAAATAAGCCAATCAAGCGATGAAGGCCAATTACTACGTGACAACGTATTTGGCAGTATTGAAGAAGATGCAGAACGCCGCGACTTTTCAATCAATGCACTTTATTACTCAATCAAAGATTTTAGTATTCACGATTACGCCAACGGCTTAGCGGCAATTAAAGCTAAACAAATTGAGCTAATCGGCGACCCTGAAACGCGTTACCGCGAAGACCCTGTTCGTATGTTACGTGCAGTTCGCTTTGCTACTAAACTTGATATGAGCATTGCGCCTAAAAGTGAAAAGCCAATTAGCGAGCTTGCAAGTTTGCTTGATAACATTCCGCCAGCACGTTTATTTGAAGAAATTCTTAAGCTGTTTTTAAATGGCAAGGCCGAAGCTAACTTTTTAATGCTGCGTAAATACGGCTTATTCCGCTCACTGTTTCCTGAGCTTGATAAAATCTTAGATAAAAATCCAAGTGGCTTAGAACACACGCTTATTCAGCAAATGTTTCAAAATACCGACAAACGTATTAATGCCGATAAAAAAGTAACACCAGCGTTTATTTTTGCCGCACTACTTTGGTTCCCGCTGCTTGAACGTACTAAAAAGATTCAAAGCCAAGAACAACTTGCAGAATACGATGCTTTCGCACAAGCAATGAATAAAGTACTAAGCGATAACTCACAACACATTGCGGTTCCTAAACGCTTTACTTTAGGTGCTCGCGATATTTGGCATATTCAGCACCGTTTGGATAAACGTGCAGGCCAACGTGCATACAGACTAACGCAACAACCTCGCTTTAAAGCCGCCTACGACTTTTTACTCTTACGCGTAGATGCAGGCGAAACACAGCATACTGAGCTTGCCCAGTGGTGGACACAATACTTAAGCCAAGATATAAACGGCCAAAAAGAGATGGTTAAAAACTTAGGCCACCAAGGTGGTCCTAAGCCGCGAAAGCGCCGTCGACCTACTAAAAAGCCAGCTGAGTAA